The window GGAGTACCATTAGGCTTTGGTTGTTGGGAGCTTTAACTAGTCATACTAAACATATAAACGAATTGTTTTAGTTAAACCAAAGTAAAACGATTAAAGATCAGTACACAATCACAACAAGTAAAATTGTTAAACTCTTATCTTTTCCAGAAAATAGATTTTAAAAATTTGTTAAACACTTGATTTtgaaatctattttagaaaagaATTTCTGAAAACATTAGCAAAACAAGAACGTTATTACTGAAAATTAGAATAAAACATAAATCAGAAGCTATTTTAGAAAATTGTTTCTGCAAACGGAGTCACAACCCGGTAATGTTAGTGTGATGTTATTTCCCGTAGATGATAGATGATGTTATCATATACGATTGGCTCGTTTAAGTCCAGATGAGAATAAAATGCAGAGTAAAAGAAGAGTAAAGATGCAAGATGAGACAAGAGTATGGGACAAGATGAAATAAATGAAGTGAGAAGATAATGAAAGAGGTAAGGACAGAAAAGAAGATAAAGTATGAGGTGAGATGAGATAAATGGGATATGAGAAGACACGAGTAAAAAGAAGAAGATATAGATAACATAAGATGAGAATATAAGAGATAGATGAGATgagaaaaaatgaaaataaattagaGTTTGAGGAAAAAAGAATATAAAGATAGTGTATGGAAATATAAAAAGATTAAAAGAAAGATTATGATAAATGAAAACTCATAGAATATAATGGTATGATGTTGTagatattttcatgttttgtatgttcATGTCATGACCAATGTAGGTGTGAAGGTGGGAGCACAAGAACTTACTCTAGAAGAATAAGTTTATTTCTTTGTATTTTTCATTGTTGCTCATTTTATAGTTAGCATTTATTGTAAACCCAAAATTAATCTAGAAATGCAAATTATTTTGAGTTAATAGAATTCCGTCTGTAGAAACTCTGATAATTGTCAAGAATATTTAGATTGAAAATTTTGTGTAGTTATAGTGTTTTTCTCAATGTACATTgttataaaatttgtttttcatATTACTTAATAATCAGCATTAATCTGAATATATCATTGTGATAAAAGAGTATAATGTAAAATAAAACAACCTTtaacatcaaaaaaaaaatataagttgAAATAAAACAACCTAAACATccaaaaatacataaaataattacAAATCATACGGAAGAGTAATTAATTTGAGGCAAATCCACCGATCTATCATGCAAAGATTCTCTTTCTATGTCTTTCGTTTTCATCACTTTATACTCGCCATAAAAGTAAGATGTAAATCCCCAAAGAGATAGAACAAGTGCGATACCCTTTTCCGCTTGGAAATGCTCTTTGTAGAAAACCACCGCCAATACCTCGGTCACCGGAAGTAGTACAGCGATTATGATTCCTGATAGCAACGATGATGCACAAAATACCACTCCGATAGCCCCCAAGAAGAAACTTTGCCAGAAAATTGCGTTTATACACAACACTGCATAATATTTCGTTTCACCAAGTTCATATTCCTTCGCCTCTCTTGGAATCGCCTAAAAGAAGAGAAAGTATATATACTCAATAACTTAAAGTAATATGAACGTAATTCAAATAGACAAGCCTTCAAACCAACACAAGTACGTTCTTTTATCCTAAACTCGAAGTGAAATGACGGAAAACTTCATCACTTTTTCAACAATATATAAGACCTAATCAATTTCTTTTATGGGAAAGATGATTTGTTTATTACGATTTAGATTAAAATACAAGAATTTAgaatgatatgtttgcatgcaaaGGACTTGGTACCTTGAAATCGTTGTCAATGATCATCCCTGTTGTGCAAACGATTGTAGCAAATAGACAAATGACCATTTGAATCTCCAACACCAGTGTATATGTTATCGCCTGCTTTGCCTTGTTATATGTCATCTCCACCATCGGCAACACCAGTCCATACAACGCCGCCGCCGCTACAGTCATAAAGAACCCTTTTAAATACTCCGCCCTCGACTCTCCATTTGGGAGATCGCTGCTGGTATGCAACGCTAGCACCGCCGCTCCAACGGTGAGAAGCATCACCGCATTGATAGAATACGGCGTGAATTTCTGTTTCACTAACAGAAATGCGAAGAACGCGGTGAAGCCGAGCTGGGAGGCGATGATGAGGGAAGTGGTGGAGACAGGGAGGCGGGAAACGCCGCAGGCGTAGAGGAAGTCGTCGAGGCCGGTAAGAACACCGATGACGGCCGCTGCGAAGAACAGCCGAGGACGCATGAACACGACGGTTGTTGACGTGGGTGAAGTTGAACAACGCCGGCAAAAGTAAAGAACGAGAAGGACGATTAAGATGAACGGCCAACCGCCGGTTTCAAGGAAGGCGGAGAGCCAGACACGGTTGCCGCCGTGGAGGAAATAGAGGCGCATGCTCAATGGGCCACCGCAGTTTCCGAGGGACAGGAGGATGCAGTTGAGAATCAGCAGTGCCTTCTTCGCCGACGGGCTCACTTTTGTTGCGACGATGGGTGATGCAAGTTCTTCCCGACCTTCCATGATTAATTAGAAGATATTGTTAACTATGGTGTAAATCTGTGTATGGTTTTTGATAGGGTTTAGAAATTGCAGTTTTGCAGGTATCTTGGAGCACTAAGATCTTGAAATTATCAATATTTGTCCGTAATAAAAGGTCGCCACTCATTTTATGCTTCTTAAGTTTCGGAGACGAGTCTAAATAACAACATCAACAAAAGTATAATTGAATCACAAGTTTATAATTTATAAAGTTCTAATATATTCGCAGACATTTTGTAGATTTGTGCAAAATTAAAAAGTGAGATCttataaaaattttataaaatattattaactAAATTTGCTATCACTAAATTTAAAACTAACTGATAACAAACATGTTGTAAATTTACTGTATGTCACAACATTATGTATTTACTCATTAGATGTTTTAGTTTTAAGATTATACATGTTTACTAAAAGATCTTCTTTATCATCATTATTATCATTCATCATTATTATCAATGTGTTCATCTACATATTACTTGAGTTCAACTTCTTCTTTCTTTATGTTCTTCCACAATAGTATGAATTTTTTAGATAGGTTTTTCTACAGTTTAATAAACTTTATCCATGTTTACTAGTGAACACGCAATGCAACTTCTTCTCTACCTTCTTCCACAATTGATTTTCAACTACGATGGTATTTCAACATGTGTTTAAGGATAAATTAATAGACTAATAGATCTCCTTTGACTAAATGATGTATTCttcttcttgtttttttttttacatagaaCAATCCGGTTCAAATTTTTTAGTTAGATTCATCTTTTTTTAACTAAAAAAGTTCAAAGTTAAtaacttaataatatatatttgttaTATTTAACATAAAATTAATGTTTAATACGTTTACAACATAAAATTCAAATCTTCCTAAGTATTAAGCGATATCATACCACTCACCGAAGGTCTCTTGGTTGATGtttataaataatgaaatattactatttctatttTATAAAGGTTTAAACAACTataatatataaaagaaatatattAATGTTGTCTAATTATAATTGGTAGAAGACAATAGTGTCGAATTATAAATAGTCAAAATAATGGGGGTTTAATCTGATCGGTGGTTGATAGGTGGCAAAAGAAAAGGAAAGAGAAGTGTATGTTTAAATGCTAAAATCAAACACGTATCTCCCAAAGAAGAACAGAAGCAGAAGAAGACGATAGGGCAATTTTCTGATATATTCCATAAAAACGTGACAATGCAAATAAATAATCCAAAGCTAGCTAGAAAGAAGGAAGGAAAACATGGTGGACGTTTTAAATTGTTTTCATTTTTGTTaggatatatatatttttgttattttaagtTAATTCTTTCATGGTATCTACCCCTGATTTTATAGTCATACCATGTaataattatttttaactttGATAGATTTTAATATTATTAACTTTCGACACGTTCTCAATTTTCAACCAATGTACGGAAcaaatgttattattatttttttggggTAAATGTCATTCTACCCTACTACGAAGTTTCACCATTTGGTTTAAATGATTTCTTTCGGGTTTTTTTAGCATTTAAGGGGTACGAAAGTATAGTTTTACCGGCTAAAATGGTCCATTAACCTGTTTTAAGAAGTTTCGAAGTCAAGTCATAGTTCAAGTCATGTACTGAGTTAACTTTGAATCAACTTGCTCTACACGTCACCGAGTTGAGCTGAATCATTTGCTTGGCCCCTAAGGCTCAATTGGACCCAATATTTATAAAAGGGATGGTTTAATAAATCAAACGCTAAAGCTTTATACCCATTTTTAGCCAAACATTTACCGACAAGACGGAGACAACAATCCCTTTCACGAGATTCACAAGATGGCTACCCCACCAACGTCACCAGATTTGATTTCATTAAATTCTTGAGACCGGATCAACTTCAATGACATACACACAATATTCTGCAATTGTGGGGAGAGAATAGCAGAAACACAGGTGGAGATGGATCGCATTAAGGAGGAAATGGGGTGTGATTATGTGATATCAAGGGTCGAAATGCTCATTGTGCAACACCGATTTGATCGTAACGACAAGAAGATGCAAGTTATGACTGTTGTGGTGGTGGGACTCATGGGGGTGACGTTTGGTTTTCTCGTGGAGAAAATGCACAATCTAATCTAATAGTGAAtccagtggtgtttgctctcgaTGTGTTTGTCTTAGGTTATTTGTGCTTTTGTGTTAATGTGCAATGTTGTCTATTAGGGTTTATGTAGATTGTTGTCTAGTACCTGAAACCGTTTTTTGGTGTTATCGTTTTGAAGTGGATGATGAAATCCTGTCTAAGCAGGCATTTTGTATAAATGAATATGTAATCGTGTTTAATGTAATTGAGAAGATGACTTTTGTTAATTAGGATCTGTTTAATGTTAAACAATGTAATTACtaacatatatattaccttttaacatttaaataaacatttttaaTTACTAAGCTATATATTagttaccatatatatatatatatatatatatatatatatatatatatatatatatatatatatataataaacatttaaataacTTCTTGTATTTTTAATAACATTTTTAATATATCTTTAACTAAGCTATATATTAGTTtaacatttaaataaaaaaaaaaaaattaataacacTAACGCTAGTATAGTCTTGTTAGTTAGTGAGGAACTTGGGGGTATTTTCATCATTTCACATTGTAGCCTCAAATATATACCACTGAGATAGATCCTTTACCATTTTTACCTTGTTTTTTCTTGCTTGTCCTTCTCTCGTTGGAAATTGAAGGTATGAAGATGAAAGGAACCATGAAATCAGTGGAATGTTCTTATGGGTATGATGCTATAATACGAACCTCAACCATTCCTAGATCATCCTTCAAATTCTCCAAAATCCATTTCCAAATCTCTTTGTTTTCCACCCAAACAACTGACCAAGCAATTGGAAATATATGAATATTAGCATCCCTTCCAACTGCACATATTAACTCTCCAATACATAAGCCCTTCAAGAAACACCCATCCATATTATTACTCTTCTGCAATTAACTTTCCATCCTTGCTTTAGTCCCTCAAAACATACGTAAAAGTTACTAAAATAAGTCTTCCCATCAAGCATACTATTGACACCAATCTTCACTATTGATCAAGGGTTTGATCTTCTTATCTCATCACCATATGACCAAATCTTTGAGTAGTTCTCAACAAGTATGCCTTCAATTAGCTCAATGACACGTTTCTTTGCTCTCCTACAATATCACATACTTACATCTATTCCAAAATTTTGTTTGACCTCTTCCTTAAGCATCCTAACAACTCAGTTGTAAAATCGTTGTCAATCTAAGCATAGCTAACAATTGATCCCAATCTGAAATTTCTTGCACAATTGTGCTCATCTATAAGTGAGTTAATCTAGAAAGATTGTTCTTCACTCATCCAGGAGGACCAAAGTATAAACTTACACTGGCCAGAGCAACATTTAACTAAAAGTCTCCTACTACCATTTTTCTTGTAGCACAACTGATAGCCATTAACGACAACATAATTACAAcatatgttttaactgttttgcaCTTTCAAATCTCATACCTAAcacatgtttttgtttttttccaACGAACATTTTTATTATAAGTTGTTACTTCCTCAACAATTGTGTCATTGTCATCCATACAAAAATATGGGTCTTCATGAGGAGGACTTGACGGGATTGACTGCACCTTGGGGCATAACTTGCTCAAAGAAACATCATTTATGGTCTTATTCATAGGAGTGGAATCAACATGTCCAAGGTCATCATGTATATTACCTTGAAAGTCATCAATGTTGCTCTGAAAAGCTCTTATGCCATGTAAGTCCTCATTATTCCCCCTACACCTGATTGCTTGTCTTCAGGACTGCATACTTCAGCTTGGTCATCCACTATCCATTGATGGGCATTGACACCAAGATGATCCATGTAAATATGGATTACACATCCGCCGTCATACCCTACTTGAATCAACTCCTAGTAGTCTTTCTCGTTGGCTATTATTCTCAATCCATCAGGAAAATCTATATCGGGCATGCAAAAGTACACATTCACACATTCCTCGTTTGTGAATCTTTTAATAAACAGTAGAAATTCCTTCAAGCCCATTCCTGCAAAATCGACATCTTTAAAGTGTTGCTTCGCTCCATCTGAGTAACTAATTGTGGGGTACCTAGTAAAAATGCCAGCAAAATGAAATATCGACCTTCATATACATGTGTCGTAGCAGCGATTTTAGAGAGAAACAGTAGAAGAAGAAAGGGGAAGAAGATAGCGACGAATGAATATGTCCTTTTCAAAAGGGTTAAGTAGGTCAAAAGGTCAATTATTGAAATCATTAAGTGATGTGGCAATGGAAATAGCGAcgtgacaaaattttaaatggcGTACCTTTTCATACCTCCTGACTAGGATGGGGTTAATCGGCTGACCCCTTCGTTTTCTATAGAATGGCTTTAAGAATATGTAAAACTACACTTCGTACCCCTTAAATGTAAAAAAACGAAAGGGGCCATTTAAACCAAAAGATGAAACTTCGTAGAGCTACAGTGACATTTaccttttcttttttaaaaaaggTAACTTCCCTAATGATGGTTTTCGGGTCAGTTTTCGCGCACCGACTAATtataacactgtaaattttcagacaaatttttcattttaaaatcacataaaaacAGTATCACTTTTTCTCAAATCACCATGTATCAAGTATCAAAAACACGATTTAACAAAACAGCTGATAATATCACAGAATCCTCGACATAATCTCAAacatgtgtgtacaatcaagccgacgcattcccgcgatcctgagaagtacctgaaacacaaaacacataacacggtaaacacgaagtttagtgagttccccaaaataccacatacacaaataataagcctcttgTGGCTATAACTCGGCATGGAACCTCCGGTGTCACAActcggtgtggaccctccggtcatatgTCTCAGTGagaaccctccggtctcacagctcgggttggaccctccagtcctatatctcagtgaaaaccctccggtctcacaattCGATTTGGATCCTCcagtcctaactcagtaaagcacaaaataatataacatatatcacaaaaacaaaatgcataatatcacataaatcaatataagcacataggaccctccggtcgataactcaaataagacccaaTGGTCACTCAGTATTACCACTCAGGTgagtatattgagaagactcagCTCGTAAGTAAGAAAGTAGATCTAGTACCCCCATGAAcagtctagactccgcctacataaTATAATTATCTCTAATCAACAATTTGTAATAACCACCACTATGAATCTTCTACTAGGTCTCAAAAGGGTGaacataccattttacccctccatggtctccaaagtccacaattaaccaaaccctaaaagtcaacggaagtcaacactcAATTCAACCTCCCAAggctgaaataccacgtaaagctgcaagctttacgtccatgcattgcatctagggcttgaaatgccaaaacaagctctATTATAGGGTTTAATGCATGGTATCTAGGGCTcgaaatgccaaaacaagctctATTATAGGGTTTAATGCATAAATGCTTGCCTCTAActtgataaagcttggatctttgggcTCAAAGGACCTCTTATAGTCAAGATCTAAGGTTTCAATCTTATGACATGCTCAATAACCAAAAGAtggatgggagaaaaccctaaaactccctaGAGTGAGATCTAAAAAAAGAAATGGTCAAGAtggtagctttttacctccaaacagAAGCTATCACTGAAGAACACTGGATCCAAAAGTCCCTCATCGATCCAATCCGTTTTGCTCTCCAAATCTCCTTCTAAAGCACAAACTGAGTTTAATCTCgatctctctgtctctctctctctctctctctctctctctctctctctctctctttctctctctctgacacacacacacaacaagtGGAACTGgtctagggtttctcacaaaGCTCTAAGATGACGAGGGAGGTGGATATCAAggattaaggtcctttaaataggaaacaaacccagaaaattagggttttctcactcaacacctactcgtcgagttggggtcctccaactcgtcgagtagactttagAAATCACGCGGCCATTAActcctctactcggcgagttagggtatccaactcgtcgagttcctctgaaATAAAGAatgtaaataattaaatattatacctgggagtcaggatgttacaattctcccccactagaattagacttcgccctcgaagtcatcctCTGGAAACAACTCTAGGTACTACTCTcgcatctcggactccggctcccaagtccactcggatcccttctgaTGTTGCTACTGGACCTAAACCAGGGACACCTCTTTATTCCTTAAGACCTTCACCTTCCTGTCCAAGATCGATatcggcctctcaatgtagttcaggctttcatcaacctgaatatcctctaaaggaacCATTTtcatctcatcggctacacacttccccagccgggacacgtggaaggtgttatgaatctgactcaactccacaggtagctctaaccgataagctaccttacccactcgAGCGATCACTctaaaaggaccgatgtatcTAGGGCCCATCTTACCCTGTTTCCtaaatcggatcacccctttccatggggataccttcaggaggacaaaatctccgGCCTGAAACTCTAGCTCTGAATGGCGCCACTCGGTGTAGCTCTTCTGATGACTCTGATCTGTCAGTAACCTCTACCTGACTTGTTGGATCTGCTCTGCCGTCTTTAGCACTATCTCTATGCTCCTCACcactctctgccctacctctccccaacagatggtaatccgacacctcctcccatataagagctcaaagggaggcataccaatactgcaatgatggatgttgttgtatgaaaactcatccAAGGGCaagtaagtgtcccaacttcctccgaagtccataacacatgcacgtagcatgtcctcgagtgtatgtatcgtccgctcgctctgcctgtcgatctgtgggtggtaagcggtgctgAAATATAACCgggtgcccaactcctcatgaaatttcttccagaacatggaagtaaaacgtacatcccgatatgacactatcgatgttggcaccccatgccgtgacaccacctctcgcacatagatcttggccaacttctccgcagaagatctctcactgatagccagaaactaagcgctcttcgtcaaccagtctacaatcacccatatcgcgtcGACACCTCGCGTGGTCcttggtaatttggtgataaaatccatggaaatatgttcccacttccaccgGGGAACCTCTAAAGGCTACAACAGGTTATGTGGGCGCTGGTTCTCTGCCTTGACCAGATGACAAGTCAAGCATCTCTCGACAACCCATGCCATACCTCTCTTCATGCagagccaccaataatctctttttaagtccaaatacatcttggtggctcccgtatagatcgagaatctcgacctatgggcctcctccatcaaaacacGTCGAGCTCCACCCGTATATGGCACCCAGATCCACCCATAGTAGGTCATAAGCCCACGGATATCGGTCTCAAAATCAGAAATctacccaatcacccgctctctcttacagttctctggtctcatggccaccgcatgggcctctcggatggtatctaagactggattCATCACCTtctataacatccataaaatttgagccaatttaaactttttaaatcatttaaaaccattcagttattacaatttgttttcaaaatagtttaaacatcagagttcccagaaatcaaaatcatcaatcgaggaagtgtacagtcacgccttcgccttcccgcagtCATCCGTTGAACCTGAAacgataaactaaaactgtaagctcgaaggcttagtgagttatccccaaaataccaacgctatTCGATATaaccataacatataacatataagtaaacagaacagccatgcatcttGAGTCAacaatgtgactggtccgcccacaccaggccttcagtccacctggtccactctctgagtctacagtatgcataatgagccttcaacctgactggacccctcgcagggcctacagcctatctgtaCTACTCCCGAG of the Lactuca sativa cultivar Salinas chromosome 6, Lsat_Salinas_v11, whole genome shotgun sequence genome contains:
- the LOC111908924 gene encoding purine permease 3, with translation MEGREELASPIVATKVSPSAKKALLILNCILLSLGNCGGPLSMRLYFLHGGNRVWLSAFLETGGWPFILIVLLVLYFCRRCSTSPTSTTVVFMRPRLFFAAAVIGVLTGLDDFLYACGVSRLPVSTTSLIIASQLGFTAFFAFLLVKQKFTPYSINAVMLLTVGAAVLALHTSSDLPNGESRAEYLKGFFMTVAAAALYGLVLPMVEMTYNKAKQAITYTLVLEIQMVICLFATIVCTTGMIIDNDFKAIPREAKEYELGETKYYAVLCINAIFWQSFFLGAIGVVFCASSLLSGIIIAVLLPVTEVLAVVFYKEHFQAEKGIALVLSLWGFTSYFYGEYKVMKTKDIERESLHDRSVDLPQINYSSV